Part of the Henckelia pumila isolate YLH828 chromosome 2, ASM3356847v2, whole genome shotgun sequence genome is shown below.
aaaaaaaacaaacagaTGGGTTTCAATCTGAGAAAATGACATGAAGAAGAAAGGAGAAAGCACGTGAATTTCGATGGCATAAAAACCTAACAATCTGTCTTATTCTatcgaaaataatttttttataaacaaataaaaactctctacaaagaaaagacaaaaaataaaataaaataaaattacataGAGCTATATTGTTAGCAGTAAGCCATAGATGGAAACTCATGGAGCCGAAAATGAAGAATCTTTAAATCTATTAATACtttcaataaaattataattaaaactTATTTTGGCATCAAAAGAAATAATTTAAACATGTTTGACCaaattatatgttaaaaagttgCATACACACACTGACAGCACCTTATATTTTATTTCCATTCTTTATTATGGGTTTTCTCCATTCTCTTTGGTTGTGTAATTTTAATATTCATAACTTAGATTTATTCGCTTGGGGGAGTGGGGATATCAGAATCTTGATAGCCCTGCGGCCAGACTATCGATTTCTGCTTTTGACTTGCAAAACCAATATTATAATTGACATGACATCTGTCTCAATTTGTACAGTTGAGTGTGTGAATTTATGCTTTTGAAGTGGAAGGATGGTATCAGTAATGGCTCAAGATTTAGCAATGTTTTTAAAGGCCCCGAGTTGGAATCAACAAAAAGAACAAGTAATGGAGTTCAAATTTGACAATAAATTACAAAATCCAGGAGTTTTTTTTCCCTGTTTTTGGTGGTGAAAGCAACATAATGGGATCAAAATAATTCCAAGAATTACATCTGATCACTTCTTGAAAAATAAGCTAACCGGGATTCTTGATTGGGCAAGATCAGTCTTCGTTAATGCATCTCCTGAAATCCTAGAAGTTAGAATCATCCTGGCTTTCTGAAGGGCATCTAATCAGCTCCAGTATGTTAACCACTTCTGCCATGTCGGGCCTGTTCGACGGCACCTGGGACGTGCAGATTAGGCCTAGTTTCATCACCGGAATCGCCTCGTCCATGGGAAATGCCCCCTCCAACCTATTGTCCACACATTCCTCCACTTTGCCTTCTTCTAATGCTCCTCGAACCATATCACATAGCACCACAACATCATCATCCATGTACTCGACAGGCCTCTTGCCGGTCACTATCTCCAAGACCAATACACCGAATCCATAAACATCACATTTTTCGGTTATTTTCACTGTTTTGCAGGCAAACTCCGGCGCCATGTAGCCTAAGGCACTCTGAATCTTGCTGCTTAAAACGTATCGATCCAGCATAGGTAATAGTCTTGCTAAGCCATAATCTGCAACCTTAGGTTCACCAGAGCTGTCAATTAAGATATTGCTTGACTTCAAGTTGTAGTGGATTGTGTTCTTCAGGTGTAAATGAGCTAAGCCTTTCGCTGCGCCAAGAATGATATTGAATCTCTCATTCCACGAGAGGTAATTTCCAGCACATGTTTCATGTAGGTGTTTATACAAATTTCCACCCGAGACAAATTCATATATAAGAAGCTGTAGTGATGGGGTCCAGTAATAACCGTCAAGTGCCACCAGGTTATCATGACGAATTCTCCCCAACTTCTTGATTTCCCTTTCAAAATCTTCTTGGGATTTGACAAGACCCGAAGCAGTGAGTTTCTTGATGGCGACTGAACGCCCATCTCTAAGAATAGTTCGATAGACCGTGCCAAATCCCCCACGGCCAAGCTCACAGTCTTTGTTGAGCAGAGCTTGTGTCCCAGTGCTAAAATCGGGGTCTCCTGAAAACATAACAAGTTTTCCAGAATCGCCATCTCCAGTCGGTGAATGGCTAAATTCATTACCACCAGAAAATGTAAGAGCTACAGCAGAATTAGAAGTGGAAGACCGTACACGGAAATTCAGAACAGTTATGGCAACTACACCGATGACTATAGCAGCGGCTGCACTGATGGCAATTAAGGCTGAAATGCTAAGAATTTTCTTCCCATGACGAAAACTTTGGGGGTTGATACCGGGTGCATCATCCGTAGAATTGGGATTGAGTACGAGCGGCTTAGGAAGGACAGTAGGGCAACTTTTATGGACTGCCGCTCCACAAAGAGATGGATTTCCTGATACTGATGATGGTGCAATGGTGTTGAAGAAACCACCTGCAGGCAGCTCACCTTGTAGTTGGTTCTCTGAAATGTTAAACGACTGCAAGCGAACAAGATTTGCCAGCTGCTTTGGTAGAGTTCCTGTCAGCTTGTTGAAAGATAAATCTACAATTTGAAGGTAGCTAAGCTTGGCAAGAGAAGCAGGAACCGGTCCCATTATTTCGTTATGAGCAAGAGACCTGTCAAAACGCAGCAACATCCAAAAGGAACCCATGTTAGAATGGTAGAGACTGAACAACTTGGCCATTACTGGGTTTTTAATCAAAGATATTTTACCATGAAAATTCTTAAGGATGGGTTATTTCAGGGATGGCTTGCTCTAAAGATATCATCTTACAGTTCTCACAAAACTAAATAGCATTCTAAGATTGTacaacaattatatatatatagcaccTCGGCGATTTATTTTCAATCATTTAAGTAGGATAAAAACTAACCACTGAAAAATGTTCATCACAACTATGAAATAGTTTTAGCTAGCAACAAGATAACTATAGTAGTTTAAATCAGAGACAATTAAACAAAAATACTGAAAAAGAGCCAAGATATTGACAAGTTGCacgataaataaattaaaattatataaccGGCATAAAACTTACAAAATCATCAGTGAAGAGCAATCCTCAATAGTCAAAGGAATGCTTCCCCCCAACAAGTTCCTTTCCAGTCTCAATTCATTGAGGGAGATGGCTCCTCCAATTTCAGCAGGAATGCTGCCATTGAACTGATTCTCGCTCAAATCAAGAACACTTAAGGTCTTCAACTGTCCAATATCTGCAGGTATGCTGCCCATGAATGAATTCCTTGCCATATTCAAGAACTGCAAGCTGCTAAAATCCCCAACAGAAGATGGAATTACACCAGAAAACTTATTCTGGGATACATCCAAAATCAAGAGCTTTTTACGAGAATTTTCTGTTGAAGAATCAACGGCATTGTCAATGCTGCCACTTAAATTATTATCAGACAAGAGAACTTGCTCCAAGCCAAGATTAAACATCCAAGAAGGGAAATTTCCTGTCAAATAATTATGACTGAAATCAAACACTAGAAGGTttaaaaaaacgctcatagatTCGGGTAAGTTTTCAGTCAGGGCATTGTTGGATACATTTAGAATCTTCAACGACTGAAGCTTCCCAATCGAATCTGGAACTTGACCGCTAAACCTATTTGCAGAAAGATCAAGGGTCTCAAGACTTCTCATATCTCCAATCCATTGGGGCACGTCCCCCACAAATCCATTTTTGCGTAAAACTAAACTATTGCACAAAGTAAGATTCTGCATTGTGCTTGGAAGCCATCCAGACAGCGAATTTTCGCTCAAATCAATTAATCTCAGAAGCAAACAGTTCCCAATTTCATGAGGGACTTCACCGGTAAACTGATTCTTACGTAAATTTAATGCCCTCAGATTGTTCAAACCTTCTATGAGCTTAGGAATTTTACCCTCTAACATATTATCAGACAAATCAAGAGACCTGAGCCCTGGCAATGACCAGAGCCCAGAAGCCAACACCCCAGAAAACTGATTAGTCGAAAAGTTGACGGAAGCAAGCATAGAACATGAGCTCAAACTCTCAGGAATCGTGCCTGAAAACTTGTTATGAGCCAAGGAAACAGATCGCAATGACCCACATTGGCTAAAGAAATCACTAGAAATCAATCCGGAGAAGCCATTATAACTCAAATCCAAGACCCTAAGATCAGGAAGCTGAGCTAGGCTGAGGCTTAATATACCTGTCAGATTGTTTCTAGCAAGCGAAAGCTTTCGAAGAAACTGCAGTCGGAGAAGGCCTCTGCCAAGCTTTCCTGAGAGCCCACAGCCATCAAGAACAAGGTCAGTCACTCTATTGGATCTGGGGTTACATTTTACGCCATACCAATTACAAGGGGTATTATCATCTTCGTTCCAAGAAGTTAGTTTGCCATCAGGATCCTTGACATCAGCCTTGAAAACGATTAACCCCAGAACATCGTCATTTAAAGAAGGGCTAAAAGATGTCACTAAAAATGGAGATAAATAAATGAGACAGAAAACAAGGAGCAAATTTCtcattttcaagaaactgccaCGAAGCTCCTAAAACGTTAAGACATTGTTAAGCCTAATGGAACCCAATGAAGAATAATCCTTGTTTACCGAAAAAAACGTAGCTCAACGACTCAAGGGAGAGCGTAAGcggagacaaaaaaaaaaaaaaaagcagctAAAACGGCAGATGATTCTTAAAATCCCTCTAATTCTTCAATACACAAACCATACTACCTAAACTCCACAAAAACTTGCAAATGAATCAAAGCATACACATACAAATATTACGTTTGCAATGACTTTAACGGCTAGAAATCGAGACCTGATGAAAAACACGAGAAAACCCAGAAAagaatcttaaaaaaaaaaccccaaatGAGCAGGACCAGAAAGCGAATGAAAAATGGAGGTCAGACTCGGGAAGAAATTAAAGAGCGAGAGTGAAGTAGCGGACAGCAAAACAGAAATAGTTCCGATCCCAAGAGCAAGAAAATGAAGTCAAGAATGTGGCGAGCTTCGCCGGAATACTCTTTATGAAAGGTGAATGGCGCGAGTGTGAAGTTGAATGGCGTGCAAAACAGGCAAATCCCGCCGATAAAAGTGGAGAGAATGGGAGTTTCCGGCGACAGGAGTCAGTAAAGCATTTAAAGCACTCCAGCTCTACTCTCTCATTTTTTTATTC
Proteins encoded:
- the LOC140881413 gene encoding probable LRR receptor-like serine/threonine-protein kinase IRK, whose translation is MRNLLLVFCLIYLSPFLVTSFSPSLNDDVLGLIVFKADVKDPDGKLTSWNEDDNTPCNWYGVKCNPRSNRVTDLVLDGCGLSGKLGRGLLRLQFLRKLSLARNNLTGILSLSLAQLPDLRVLDLSYNGFSGLISSDFFSQCGSLRSVSLAHNKFSGTIPESLSSCSMLASVNFSTNQFSGVLASGLWSLPGLRSLDLSDNMLEGKIPKLIEGLNNLRALNLRKNQFTGEVPHEIGNCLLLRLIDLSENSLSGWLPSTMQNLTLCNSLVLRKNGFVGDVPQWIGDMRSLETLDLSANRFSGQVPDSIGKLQSLKILNVSNNALTENLPESMSVFLNLLVFDFSHNYLTGNFPSWMFNLGLEQVLLSDNNLSGSIDNAVDSSTENSRKKLLILDVSQNKFSGVIPSSVGDFSSLQFLNMARNSFMGSIPADIGQLKTLSVLDLSENQFNGSIPAEIGGAISLNELRLERNLLGGSIPLTIEDCSSLMILSLAHNEIMGPVPASLAKLSYLQIVDLSFNKLTGTLPKQLANLVRLQSFNISENQLQGELPAGGFFNTIAPSSVSGNPSLCGAAVHKSCPTVLPKPLVLNPNSTDDAPGINPQSFRHGKKILSISALIAISAAAAIVIGVVAITVLNFRVRSSTSNSAVALTFSGGNEFSHSPTGDGDSGKLVMFSGDPDFSTGTQALLNKDCELGRGGFGTVYRTILRDGRSVAIKKLTASGLVKSQEDFEREIKKLGRIRHDNLVALDGYYWTPSLQLLIYEFVSGGNLYKHLHETCAGNYLSWNERFNIILGAAKGLAHLHLKNTIHYNLKSSNILIDSSGEPKVADYGLARLLPMLDRYVLSSKIQSALGYMAPEFACKTVKITEKCDVYGFGVLVLEIVTGKRPVEYMDDDVVVLCDMVRGALEEGKVEECVDNRLEGAFPMDEAIPVMKLGLICTSQVPSNRPDMAEVVNILELIRCPSESQDDSNF